The proteins below come from a single Sander vitreus isolate 19-12246 chromosome 15, sanVit1, whole genome shotgun sequence genomic window:
- the tmem86b gene encoding lysoplasmalogenase, whose translation MSAGVKSAPTLLLAAAVLSWNGGQSVLGVVGGLLFSAVGDCCLVWPELFLHGMGAFAVAHLLYSLTFLSSRYVAYSSSSSSWIRFLYLILLMVGGGVYIYIYPFLRKAPNSDILLPAVGVYIVLISLMGALAIRTRHAATLLGSLTFMVSDLSLALQVFKVTDPIEHGHAIVMVTYYLAQLLIAVGDVKAVEKEDFAKWKRS comes from the exons ATGTCTGCGGGTGTCAAATCAGCACCAACACTCCTATTGGCTGCAGCAGTGCTGAGCTGGAATGGAGGGCAGAGTGTCCTGGGTGTGGTGGGAGGACTGCTCTTCTCTGCTGTTGGTGACTGCTGTCTTGTATGGCCTGAGCTTTTTCTGCATG GAATGGGTGCATTTGCTGTGGCTCATTTGCTGTACTCACTCACCTTCCTCTCCAGTCGTTATGTGGCatattcctcttcctcttcctcctggaTCCGTTTTCTATATCTGATCCTGTTAATGGTGGGAGGAGGTGTCTACATCTACATATATCCATTCCTGCGGAAGGCACCAAACTCAGACATTCTGCTTCCAGCTGTGGGGGTCTACATTGTTTTAATTTCTCTAATGGGGGCATTAGCCATCAGAACCCGCCATGCGGCAACACTGTTAGGAAGTTTGACCTTCATGGTGTCTGACCTGTCACTGGCTCTGCAGGTTTTCAAGGTGACAGATCCAATTGAGCATGGTCATGCTATTGTCATGGTGACATATTATTTGGCACAGCTACTAATAGCTGTGGGTGATGTAAAGGCAGTGGAGAAGGAGGACTTTGCAAAATGGAAGCGGTCCTAA